The following is a genomic window from Rutidosis leptorrhynchoides isolate AG116_Rl617_1_P2 chromosome 8, CSIRO_AGI_Rlap_v1, whole genome shotgun sequence.
taacaaaataacaagattaaagtaaaaaagatttagatctataaagtagatgaagattcaaagctagaaagcttgaatcttccatgttcttgaaggattcaaatccaagtttgaatctacaagatataatcaagatcaaagctaaaaagcaagacccttagatgatgatgatgatgaattcatgaaaggcaagggaagaagaagaaaaatcaattacttacactttttagagagagaaagactagagaaagaattagagagtaagtgtgtgtgaaatgcaaatgagagcaagtgtataatggatggaataaggcttgtatttatagatggtgaggaggtggtggtggtgtttaCGCCGTGAGTAAGGGAGGGGGACAAGGgagacaaaagtttgctttttggttaatggttgtctaaagtatgtgcttatgttaggatcccatgcaacattaaggataatacttgacacaaatgatagcatgtttcctctaataaatgaacatttgtcttacttattaatgggtcactagctattaataattgggctaattaaatagtctatTAACtattgtagggtgggctaaggtctaataaggtagaaagtccaacaagactaactagtaagcataagtaaattactacgcgtaattaagcatccaaagacccaagtaattattattataaaataataattaatattccgtagttataatattccgattacgacaaaagttaaacgtgtacacagtacgcagttcgttaaaaacgtcaagtgacactaacggccaTAAAAGCTTCTggggttcaagttaagtaacctacgtacttaaaggcacgttttaacatataaatgaaagaaatcaacatgtagggagttcccatagtataatatagctcagtacgcacaaatacgcagtttcacgaaaacacaaagcacaaaagcaagtcgaaaaagccgggtcgttacacttaATCTCATCCGTCTTCCTACGATCCGAAACTTTTAACAAAGAGATATCGTCGTGGGAAGGGATTGATGCCCTCTTTGTGATGTCTCGAAAGAATCCCGTAATCATCTCTTCATCAGATGCGACACTAGCTACCAAATTTGGGGCAAGATTGGCACTTGGCTTGACATCTCTATTCCTCTCTTGGATTCAGTCGAAGACTTATGGTCATGGATATACTCAATTATGCAGACTGGAAACAAACGCTTCAAGGTTAATGTGGTGGCTATTTCGACTCTTTGGCACATTTGGAAACTCAAGAACGGCAACATATTCAAGGATCACAACACGAGGAAATCTTACGTTTTTTATTATATTGTTATGTCGTCTTTGAATTGGATTTTTTCAAGGTAACACAAGTCCTCCCTTAATTGGACTAAGTGGTTACACTCGCCTTTGTATTCTTTGTAACTTTTTATTAGCTCTTAGATaagcttttaatatatatatatatatatatatatatatatatatatatatatatatatatatatatatatatatatatatatatatatatatatatatatatatatatatagtaaagggatcaaatgagaactttttgtatttgagaaccctgagaactcacgCGGCCGAACAAAAAAACCTCACGGACGAACAAAAATTGTTTGATTCGAACAATTTTTTTTCTTCCCTAATTTTACAGGTAAAGGGTAATTTCATCATTTTACTCGTGTCTAACCTATATATATGTTGATGTTTAAATCGTTTAATTTAAATTTAGGGTTCTATCTTTTTCCCCAATTCTACGAGTTCATTCTTTACGATTTCAATTTTAGGGTTTTATCGTTCAAATTAATTTTCATTTTTATATTCTTTATCATTTTTAGGTCATTTGATTACATGATTCAAGTATTTTAGAAAAAAATTGATTGGAAACAATGTCGATCGGTGGATAAAAATGTTCAAGTTGATTACTTGATTCATCGTAATGATCAGTTTCATGtcgatgatgattttgttgttaacGGCGGCGATGATGATGAACAATCTCAGTTTTTTGACGTCAGTGATGAATTTGATCATATCGAGATCTTCGAACATCATGATACTGACGGAGAATGTACGTTTACATGTTTTAATTAAAAACATTctttatttatttgataaattcCTACTGTTAGAAGCAATATTTTTTTCATAACTAGATGCAAGATGCTGCATCTATACATCCTAGTTTATTTATGAATCTTTATTTACTTTTTTTTGTACACGTGTGTTTTACATGATGCATTTATTGTTTTCTACATTTAATGCATCTGTGTTCTACATCTCTGATGTACATGTGTCTGTTCTACATTCAATTTTTTGAGTTCTACATCCGTGTTCTACATTTAGGCATATAGATTTACATGTATCTGTTCTAAGTCATTGTTATGCTTTACAATTTGTGGTATAAAATCTGTGTTCTACATGTGTGTTTTATACTTTTTAGAGGTATGATTTATAACATATATTTTTTTCGATGCACCTTTATGCATCTTTTTTGAtggattatatttttatttatgttcttttttatattttttcaCAGGTGTTTATGTACCCAAAAGTTTATGTGTTGGTTCTGAGGAAATATCGTCTTCTGGTATAAAATCGTGGACACCTAATGTTGACAAATCTCTTTTACCAGCTATCGGAATGTTTTTTGATTCAATAGATTTAGCATATAATTTCTACAAGGAGTATGTAGTTAATGGTGGTTTTGAGGTAAGGAAGTCTTCATCAAAGAGAGGGTTTGATGATTTTTGTAATAGTCTAGTCAGATATAAATATTTTCTATGTAGCAAGCAAGGATCTAATGAAGAGATTTTGCAAAAACCTGAGGATGTTTCAGCTACTGATGATATATTTGATATGAATGCGGATTGTTTTGGGGAAGTTAATACATTAACGTCTGTTGATGATAATGTTGGTTATAGAGTTAAACAGACGCTGCCTATTCAagtagaaaataaaaaataaagaagaagaaaaggaaTAGACCATCACAGAGGACATGATGTCTTGCTTCTATTGGTATTGTGTTGAATAAATACAATAAATTTGTCATTCAAAAGTTTGTGAAAGCTCATAACCATATATTAGTTCATCCTCATCACATAAAACATTTAAAATCTCAAAGACGATTaaataattctcaaaaatcattttTATTCAAGTTGAATCAAGCTGGGATTGGTCCTTGTAGAGGTTATCGAATTTTAGGGAAAGTGAAAGGTGGTGATGAAGATGTTGGATGTTCGAAGGTTGATTGTAAGAATTGGAAAAGAGATGTTATTAAGTATATAGGAGAGGGAGATGGTGAAATGTTTGTTCAACTGTTAGAAAATAAGAAAAAGAGTTTAAACAACTCTTCATTTGAATATTTTACGGTGTTCAATAATGATAAGTGGGAGTTAGCTGGAGCATTTTGGGCTGATCAAGCTTCAAAAGAAAATTACAAAGGTTTTGGAGATGTAGTTTCATTTGATTCAACCTTTCGAACAAACAAGTACTGTTTTTATACTTGTATATCATTATATTGTTCTTCTATTTTTTCatttattatttacattattaaaataAGTGTAATTGTTATATTTTTGTTGTTTGTTGCAGATATGATATGAAGTTCATACCATTTACTGGTATTGATAACCATAAGAAGTGCGTTACTTTTGGTGCTGCGTTATTAGCAAAAGAAGATGCGGATTCGTATAAGTGGTTATGTGAAGCTTTTAAGAAAGCATTCCCTGAAGAACCGCAAAAAGTTTTGACTGATCAAGATCCCTCCATGATAGTTGCTATTGAAGCTGTTTTCAAGAAAGCAAGACACAGACTTTGTATGCGGCATGTAACTGAGAAAATTACAAACAAGGTAACGTTATTCTATTTTTCTAATTAATGCATATAAACATATCACATTGACTGCATGATTTACAAATTTTGTTTAATGCATATTTTTTGAGTCTGAATTCATAGAATATATTTATCAGATGCAAGTTAATGCATatgatatataattattaattttgtttttataattattaattttttacCATTTTTATTAATTTTAGATGCAAGATAACTTTTagtcttttttttttgtttaactTAGTAATGTTTAgataaattttttttattgatTAATTTTTATGTATACATCAGATTGGTCCAGCTGTTTCAAACATAGGTTTTAAAGATTCTATTTCTCAAATTTTCTAGACTGGCAAGTTAGACCCTGATGAGTTTGAAAATAGATGGTTCTCATTTGTGGCTCGTTATAAATTAGAAGATAACGAGTGGTTAAATGAAATGTTTAATCTTAGGAGAAAATGATACCAGCCTATTTTAGATATTGGGATATGTCAGGGTTAATATGCACTTCTTCCCGTTCTGAGAGTGAAACCCACATGTTGCAACAATTGATGAGCAATAGTTCAACCTTAGTTGAATTTATCAGTTTTTTCGAAACTGCTATGCAGATTCAACGACAAATGCAGTCTAAAAACGATCACGATTCACGATACACTATCCCTAAAGTTGTTACTGATTATGAGATTGAACAACATGCTGTGCAGTTGTATACTAGAAATTTTTTTGGTGAAGTACAGGGTCAAATAAAAGCTGCATTGAGATATTGTATGAATTATAAAGTTGATCGTAAAAATGGTTTTACAGAGTATACTTTAATGGACAGAAGTGTTACAAATAATGGTTTAGCAAATAATCTTGATAAAGCTGGTAATCCCCGGGCTTTTGATGAATACATTCCAGCAGTTAGTGTGGTCAAGTTTTCAGAAAAATCAAAAGAAGTATCTTGTGATTGTAGATTATTTGAAAGAATAGGTTACTTTTGTCGATATATTTTATATGTACTAAGGATGACAAATGTTAAAGTAATCCCAAACAAGTATATTATGAAAAGATGGTGTATTGATGCTATTACTTTAAAAGatccaaacacatattttgattctAATCAAGTTGGATCTTCAGAAGAGTTTGGTGTTCAAATGAAGGAGATTTATGAAATGGTTGATCATGCGATAGGGCTATATAAGGATGATCCTGAAAAATTGAGTTCACTCAAAGATACAATTAGAGGGTTGAAAGATAAAGCTGTAGAGGAAATGGAAAATGATAATACATTGAGTAAAGACGAATTTATTGAGGGTTTGGTTAGTATACCAAAACCTGATAAAATGTCAGTTTATTGCCCTAATCAACGAAGCAGTGCTTCAGTGGTACCCGTCGCTTATGATCCCTGGGCCCGCAGGAGGGCCTTATTGAATACTGAAAGGTGCAGGTTCGAATCTCGGCTTGCAACTTCCTGTTGGGTATTAGGGGGAGGTGTCTTACACGGCTTACTTAGCCCTTGCGGGGTGGGCGGTATGGGTGACATAGTCACACGGAGTCAGGGTTTCTCCGCCAGAATAAACCTTTTGAATTTGCGAAATAAAGGTTGTGGCAAAAGAATTACAAATGTTCGAGAAGAAGCTATCAAACAACAAGCCATCAATCACAGAACTTGCAGTTACTATAATGAAGTATGGCATAATAGTAGAGTCTGTAAAGTTAGGAAGCAGAagattttggaaaaaaaaaattgaagaccGGGAGAGAATGGAGCAAGAGATGAATGCACATAGATGAATAAATGTAATACACAGAATAtttgttttttattttaatttttttcgaTTGATCAATGTTGAAAAAACTAATTTTTGTCATTATAAATTTGTGCAGAACAGAAATTGTAAAAAAGAAATAATATACCTGTTTTGTTTTGAATGATCTAATTTTTTTACATTATGTATTGATACTGTTTGTAAACGACGTCTGTTTGTGACCCTTTCCTGTCTTTTTAATAAACATGTCAATGGTCAAAAGTAAGGTCATATCCATCAAAAGTAAGGTCAATGCCGGTCAATAATCGAAAATTCAGTAATAATccgtcataagtcggtcaaatctaTCAAAATAGACGTAGGATAGTGTTCTTTTTCGTATAATTCATGTCTCTTTAATAAACAGGTCAATGGTCAAAAGTTAGGTCAAATCCATTAAAAGCTTGGTCAACGCTGGTCAATAATCAAAAATTCAGCAATAATCCGTCATAAGTTGGTCAAATCTGTcaaaattgtaacaacccaaaccaaaccacgacaattcccgttaaatttcacaacataaaaaaaaatttctggtgcagttcatttgcgcggcgcgccaggttggtgcgcggcgcgccaaaccacctggacagcccgctgtccccgaaagtcaatttaacgaaaatgtttgactagttcccgacacttttagccaaaacgcttttaaccttacattaatatatgtaaaactagcacataactaaggtttgagcgagttttacaaagtggggcccacacgtgcccaaattaccctttaagtatcaaaatacaaattttagaccataagactcttaatacaaaacaaagccgagcatggcgattggggatacactacccaatcctaataaatccaaaagcaagccttctacgcaaactatacaagtcctctaatcctcgcgcttacccgagccaccatccgcatgcaatctataaaaagagtcaacaacgagagggtaagctaacgcttagtgaatgataatatactacatacatatatatgcataaaatggacacgccacataaataaacaaataccgcataccggagcgtccaagcctaaaggcaagctaatctaagtataccgtacgatcactaagcaacaagctaataataccatcaataaggtaagttcaccaacgtcaatgtgaacaacgccaataactacccccggagggttaacttcATCACGAcgacacaacattaatcacgaattagcaattcgacaatcatgcaacatatcgtgcatataccaataaccgcaaatccacattagctagcaataccaatagcatatagttcataattaaatatgccaatacataattcatacaaccatggttaaccaattcgaacaagggaaacggtacatacaagaccgttggagttcataacatccgttagtgctacttaatcaacgcgtagtcactaatcccccgggtgatgtcttaaacaacgcgactcactcaccatTTACAAtctggcgtcttaaacaacgcgacgattccacatgccattcaatacgatggatggtgtcttaaacaacgcgacatcccctccattacattgtggtgtcttaaacaacgcgacatccacttctttaccatgtggtgtcttaaacaacgcgacatccacttctttaccatgtggtgtcttaagcaacgcgacaatgccacattcatacgacacaaataaatacattatatacacatacgcataattattccactc
Proteins encoded in this region:
- the LOC139863816 gene encoding protein FAR1-RELATED SEQUENCE 5-like encodes the protein MQTGNKRFKVNVVAISTLWHIWKLKNGNIFKDHNTRKSYVFYYIVMSSLNWIFSRSFDYMIQFHVDDDFVVNGGDDDEQSQFFDVSDEFDHIEIFEHHDTDGECVYVPKSLCVGSEEISSSGIKSWTPNVDKSLLPAIGMFFDSIDLAYNFYKEYVVNGGFEVRKSSSKRGFDDFCNSLVRYKYFLCSKQGSNEEILQKPEDVSATDDIFDMNADCFGEVNTLTSVDDNVGYRVKQTLPIQFVKAHNHILVHPHHIKHLKSQRRLNNSQKSFLFKLNQAGIGPCRGYRILGKVKGGDEDVGCSKVDCKNWKRDVIKYIGEGDGEMFVQLLENKKKSLNNSSFEYFTVFNNDKWELAGAFWADQASKENYKGFGDVVSFDSTFRTNKYDMKFIPFTGIDNHKKCVTFGAALLAKEDADSYKWLCEAFKKAFPEEPQKVLTDQDPSMIVAIEAVFKKARHRLCMRHVTEKITNKTGKLDPDEFENRWFSFVARYKLEDNEWLNEMFNLRRK